A single genomic interval of Chloroflexota bacterium harbors:
- a CDS encoding ABC transporter permease, with the protein MNLWLGAVALGLAFAASAIGVFVTFRVLAFPDLTVDGSFPLGAAVSAVLLTRGWDPWLTLAVATLAGAVAGAATAVLNSHFKINGLLAGILVSLGLWSVNLRVMQDKANLPLLSVETVMSPVRPYLADANLRAILVFGVVALLAGLLLYWLLNTDLGLALRATGQNEKMVRAQGIDADLMRLVGLALANGLVAFSGGLLAQFQGYADVGMGLGMIVSGLAAVIIGETLLRPRGIGMAILSAVVGSVIFRVVVAAAMFIPFLSTTDLRLVTSLIVVVALAVPRLRVLVLPRGLPASVAGPARI; encoded by the coding sequence GTGAATCTCTGGCTGGGGGCCGTCGCGCTGGGGTTGGCGTTCGCCGCATCGGCCATCGGCGTGTTCGTCACCTTTCGCGTGCTGGCCTTTCCTGACCTGACGGTTGACGGCAGCTTCCCGCTCGGAGCGGCGGTCTCCGCCGTGCTGCTGACACGGGGCTGGGATCCGTGGCTGACGCTGGCCGTGGCAACGCTGGCGGGCGCGGTGGCCGGAGCGGCGACAGCGGTCCTCAACAGCCACTTCAAGATCAACGGTCTGCTGGCCGGTATTCTGGTCTCGCTCGGGCTGTGGTCCGTCAATCTGCGCGTGATGCAGGACAAGGCGAACCTGCCGCTGCTGTCCGTCGAGACCGTCATGTCGCCCGTCCGGCCGTACCTCGCCGACGCCAACCTCCGCGCGATCCTCGTGTTCGGGGTCGTGGCGCTGCTGGCGGGGCTGCTGCTCTACTGGCTGCTGAACACCGACCTGGGGCTGGCGCTCCGGGCGACCGGCCAGAACGAGAAGATGGTCCGCGCCCAGGGCATCGATGCCGACCTGATGCGGCTGGTCGGGCTGGCGCTGGCGAACGGGCTGGTGGCCTTCTCCGGCGGCTTGCTGGCCCAGTTCCAGGGCTACGCTGATGTGGGGATGGGCCTGGGCATGATCGTGTCGGGGCTAGCGGCCGTCATCATCGGGGAGACGCTGCTGCGCCCGCGCGGCATCGGTATGGCGATCCTGTCGGCAGTCGTCGGCTCGGTCATCTTCCGCGTGGTGGTGGCTGCCGCCATGTTCATCCCGTTCCTGAGCACCACCGACCTCCGCCTTGTGACGTCGCTGATCGTGGTGGTGGCGCTGGCCGTGCCGCGGTTGCGGGTGCTGGTGCTGCCGCGAGGACTCCCGGCCAGCGTGGCCGGGCCGGCCCGCATATGA
- a CDS encoding ATP-binding cassette domain-containing protein has product MIQLDGVVVTFNAGTVNEVQALRGLTFTVPDGELVTVVGSNGAGKSTMLNAIAGVVMPQRGRVIVGDQDVTRTVEHRRARYVGRVFQNPLDGTAADMSVEENLALAARRGQSRGLRQAVGSRERAEFGALVESLGLGLERRLKAPVGLLSGGQRQALTLLMATMARPRVLLLDEHTAALDPATAVQIEELTAKLVAEHHLTTLMVTHNMQQALRLGTRTIMLHQGEIALDVRAEERRGMTVDDLVRRFHEARQQALVDDELLLTS; this is encoded by the coding sequence ATGATCCAGCTCGACGGCGTCGTCGTGACGTTCAACGCCGGCACCGTCAACGAGGTGCAGGCGCTGCGGGGGCTGACCTTCACGGTGCCGGACGGCGAGCTGGTCACTGTGGTCGGCTCCAACGGGGCTGGTAAGAGCACCATGCTGAACGCCATCGCCGGGGTGGTGATGCCTCAGCGGGGGCGGGTGATCGTCGGAGATCAGGACGTCACGCGGACGGTCGAGCATCGGCGGGCGCGCTACGTCGGCCGGGTGTTTCAGAATCCGCTCGACGGCACCGCCGCCGACATGTCCGTCGAGGAGAACCTGGCGCTGGCGGCACGGCGCGGACAGTCTCGCGGGCTGCGCCAGGCCGTGGGCAGCCGCGAGCGCGCGGAGTTCGGGGCACTGGTGGAGTCGCTGGGGCTTGGCCTGGAGCGCCGTCTCAAAGCGCCTGTCGGGCTGCTCTCGGGTGGGCAGCGGCAGGCGCTGACCCTGCTGATGGCGACGATGGCCCGCCCGCGCGTGCTGCTGCTGGACGAGCACACGGCGGCGCTCGACCCGGCCACCGCCGTGCAGATCGAGGAGCTTACGGCGAAACTGGTGGCCGAGCACCACCTGACGACCTTGATGGTGACCCACAACATGCAGCAAGCCTTGCGCCTCGGCACGCGAACGATCATGCTTCACCAGGGCGAGATCGCGCTCGATGTGCGGGCCGAGGAACGGCGCGGCATGACCGTGGACGATCTCGTTCGTCGTTTCCATGAGGCGCGCCAGCAGGCGCTGGTCGACGACGAGTTGCTGTTGACCTCGTAG